In the Festucalex cinctus isolate MCC-2025b chromosome 10, RoL_Fcin_1.0, whole genome shotgun sequence genome, one interval contains:
- the LOC144027021 gene encoding cyclic nucleotide-gated channel cone photoreceptor subunit alpha-like isoform X1 encodes MAKVNSEISNLPRCRLSSRTSDEELSVIENGDSSCNSERALSSKSNRTLFTGPGAMARLSYFFYMLRNWAFNRMNPEVPARQDSFLERFRGPDLKEVSVHESDAQSPDRKGTMHRKNLGSKWPLATYNMNNCNNTDDKKEDKKEEIKKDQKDEKKDEKKDGKNDEKKDEKKDEKKDEKKDEKKDDKKDDKKDDKKKEEPPKEIWIMDPATDMYYRWLTVIAGPVFYNLIMIVTRACFNDLQDSFTKLWVFLDYTSDFIYYTDTFVRSRTGYLEQGLLVKDATKLRAKYRTTSQFKYDMISMIPTDLLFLKYGFNNPEFRFNRLCKISRLFEFFERTETRTSFPNMFRISNLVLYILVIIHWNACMFFAISKTIGFGSDTWVYPNISHPEYGRLARKYIYSLYWSTLTLTTIGETPPPVKDVEFLFVIADFLTGVLIFASIVGNVGAMISNMNASRAEFQAKIDSIKQYMQFRKVTKDLEARVIKWFDYLWTEKKTCDEKEVLKNLPDKLKAEIAINVHLDTLKKVRIFQDCEAGLLIELVLKLEPQVFSPGDYICKKGDIGREMYIIKEGKLAVVADDGVTQFVVLSDGAYFGEISILGIKGSKAGNRRTANIRSVGYSDLFALSKDDLMEALTEYPEAKKALEEKGKAILMKDNLIDEAVANAGADPKDLEEKLTRLQDNLDVMQTKFAKLMAEFTSSQTRIKQRVSQMEAQVKAVKPEDLSEVVADKDKKVQ; translated from the exons ATGGCGAAGGTCAACAGTGAAATATCCAACTTGCCCAGATGCCGCTTGTCCAGTCGCACGTCTGACGAGGAGCTGTCCGTCATCGAAAATGGAGATAGCAG TTGCAATTCCGAGAGGGCGCTGTCTTCAAAGTCCAACAGAACTCTTTTTACTGGTCCAGGCGCAATGGCCAG GCTCTCTTACTTCTTCTACATGCTGCGCAACTGGGCCTTTAACAGGATGAACCCTGAAGTACCAGCGAGGCAGGACTCTTTCCTGGAGCGCTTCCGAGGCCCTGATCTCAAAGAAGTGTCCGTCCACGAGAGTGATGCCCAATCCCCGGACCGCAAAGGCACAATGCACAGGAAGAA TCTTGGCAGTAAGTGGCCACTAGCTACTTACAACATGAATAACTGCAACAACACAGATGA CAAAAAGGAAGACAAGAAAGAAGAGATTAAAAAAGACCAGAAGGATGAAAAGAAGGATGAGAAAAAAGACGGGAAGAATGATGAGAAGAAGGATGagaaaaaagatgaaaagaagGATGAGAAAAAAGATGAGAAGAAGGATGACAAAAAAGATGataaaaaagatgacaaaaagaAAGAGGAGCCCCC aaaGGAGATCTGGATCATGGACCCGGCTACAGACATGTACTACAGGTGGTTGACAGTCATTGCTGGCCCAGTGTTCTACAACCTCATAATGATTGTCACCAg GGCCTGCTTCAATGACCTCCAGGACAGCTTCACAAAACTTTGGGTCTTCTTGGACTACACGTCAGACTTCATCTACTACACAGACACGTTTGTCAGGTCAAGAACAG GCTACCTGGAACAAGGCCTGCTGGTGAAGGATGCCACGAAGCTGAGAGCCAAATATAGGACCACGTCGCAGTTCAAGTACGACATGATTTCCATGATCCCCACAGATCTGCTTTTCCTGAAATATGGATTCAACAACCCCGAGTTCCGCTTCAACCGCCTATGCAAGATCTCAAGGCTGTTCGAGTTCTTCGAGAGGACCGAGACCAGGACCAGCTTCCCCAACATGTTTCGAATTAGCAATCTCGTGCTCTACATCCTGGTCATCATCCACTGGAACGCCTGCATGTTTTTTGCCATCTCCAAGACTATTGGATTCGGCTCGGACACTTGGGTGTACCCCAACATCAGCCACCCAGAGTATGGCCGCCTGGCCAGGAAGTACATCTACTCACTCTACTGGTCCACACTGACCCTCACCACCATCGGCGAGACGCCTCCGCCGGTGAAAGATGTGGAGTTCCTCTTTGTCATCGCTGATTTCCTCACTGGTGTGCTGATCTTCGCTAGTATCGTCGGAAACGTCGGCGCCATGATCTCTAACATGAACGCCTCCCGTGCCGAGTTCCAGGCAAAGATCGATTCCATCAAGCAGTACATGCAGTTCCGTAAGGTCACCAAAGACCTGGAGGCCCGGGTGATCAAGTGGTTCGACTACCTGTGGACAGAGAAGAAGACTTGCGATGAGAAGGAGGTTCTAAAGAACCTGCCGGACAAGCTTAAGGCTGAAATCGCCATCAATGTCCATCTTGACACACTGAAGAAAGTGCGCATCTTCCAGGACTGCGAGGCGGGACTTCTTATTGAGTTGGTGCTCAAGCTGGAGCCTCAAGTCTTCAGTCCTGGGGACTACATCTGCAAGAAGGGCGATATCGGCCGGGAGATGTACATCATCAAGGAGGGCAAACTGGCGGTGGTGGCAGACGACGGCGTCACGCAGTTCGTGGTCCTCAGCGACGGCGCTTACTTCGGGGAAATCAGCATCCTGGGCATCAAGGGCAGCAAGGCCGGGAACCGGAGAACAGCCAACATCCGAAGTGTGGGCTACTCTGACCTCTTCGCCCTCTCCAAGGACGACTTGATGGAGGCGCTCACCGAGTACCCAGAAGCCAAGAAGGCCCTGGAGGAGAAGGGCAAGGCCATCTTGATGAAGGACAACTTGATTGACGAGGCTGTGGCTAATGCCGGAGCCGACCCCAAGGACCTGGAGGAGAAGTTGACCAGGCTGCAGGACAACCTGGACGTCATGCAGACCAAGTTCGCTAAGCTCATGGCCGAGTTCACTTCAAGCCAAACGCGCATAAAGCAACGCGTCAGCCAAATGGAGGCCCAGGTGAAGGCTGTTAAACCTGAGGACCTTTCAGAAGTGGTGGCTGACAAGGACAAGAAGGTTCAGTGA
- the LOC144027021 gene encoding cyclic nucleotide-gated channel cone photoreceptor subunit alpha-like isoform X2, which produces MAKVNSEISNLPRCRLSSRTSDEELSVIENGDSSCNSERALSSKSNRTLFTGPGAMARMNPEVPARQDSFLERFRGPDLKEVSVHESDAQSPDRKGTMHRKNLGSKWPLATYNMNNCNNTDDKKEDKKEEIKKDQKDEKKDEKKDGKNDEKKDEKKDEKKDEKKDEKKDDKKDDKKDDKKKEEPPKEIWIMDPATDMYYRWLTVIAGPVFYNLIMIVTRACFNDLQDSFTKLWVFLDYTSDFIYYTDTFVRSRTGYLEQGLLVKDATKLRAKYRTTSQFKYDMISMIPTDLLFLKYGFNNPEFRFNRLCKISRLFEFFERTETRTSFPNMFRISNLVLYILVIIHWNACMFFAISKTIGFGSDTWVYPNISHPEYGRLARKYIYSLYWSTLTLTTIGETPPPVKDVEFLFVIADFLTGVLIFASIVGNVGAMISNMNASRAEFQAKIDSIKQYMQFRKVTKDLEARVIKWFDYLWTEKKTCDEKEVLKNLPDKLKAEIAINVHLDTLKKVRIFQDCEAGLLIELVLKLEPQVFSPGDYICKKGDIGREMYIIKEGKLAVVADDGVTQFVVLSDGAYFGEISILGIKGSKAGNRRTANIRSVGYSDLFALSKDDLMEALTEYPEAKKALEEKGKAILMKDNLIDEAVANAGADPKDLEEKLTRLQDNLDVMQTKFAKLMAEFTSSQTRIKQRVSQMEAQVKAVKPEDLSEVVADKDKKVQ; this is translated from the exons ATGGCGAAGGTCAACAGTGAAATATCCAACTTGCCCAGATGCCGCTTGTCCAGTCGCACGTCTGACGAGGAGCTGTCCGTCATCGAAAATGGAGATAGCAG TTGCAATTCCGAGAGGGCGCTGTCTTCAAAGTCCAACAGAACTCTTTTTACTGGTCCAGGCGCAATGGCCAG GATGAACCCTGAAGTACCAGCGAGGCAGGACTCTTTCCTGGAGCGCTTCCGAGGCCCTGATCTCAAAGAAGTGTCCGTCCACGAGAGTGATGCCCAATCCCCGGACCGCAAAGGCACAATGCACAGGAAGAA TCTTGGCAGTAAGTGGCCACTAGCTACTTACAACATGAATAACTGCAACAACACAGATGA CAAAAAGGAAGACAAGAAAGAAGAGATTAAAAAAGACCAGAAGGATGAAAAGAAGGATGAGAAAAAAGACGGGAAGAATGATGAGAAGAAGGATGagaaaaaagatgaaaagaagGATGAGAAAAAAGATGAGAAGAAGGATGACAAAAAAGATGataaaaaagatgacaaaaagaAAGAGGAGCCCCC aaaGGAGATCTGGATCATGGACCCGGCTACAGACATGTACTACAGGTGGTTGACAGTCATTGCTGGCCCAGTGTTCTACAACCTCATAATGATTGTCACCAg GGCCTGCTTCAATGACCTCCAGGACAGCTTCACAAAACTTTGGGTCTTCTTGGACTACACGTCAGACTTCATCTACTACACAGACACGTTTGTCAGGTCAAGAACAG GCTACCTGGAACAAGGCCTGCTGGTGAAGGATGCCACGAAGCTGAGAGCCAAATATAGGACCACGTCGCAGTTCAAGTACGACATGATTTCCATGATCCCCACAGATCTGCTTTTCCTGAAATATGGATTCAACAACCCCGAGTTCCGCTTCAACCGCCTATGCAAGATCTCAAGGCTGTTCGAGTTCTTCGAGAGGACCGAGACCAGGACCAGCTTCCCCAACATGTTTCGAATTAGCAATCTCGTGCTCTACATCCTGGTCATCATCCACTGGAACGCCTGCATGTTTTTTGCCATCTCCAAGACTATTGGATTCGGCTCGGACACTTGGGTGTACCCCAACATCAGCCACCCAGAGTATGGCCGCCTGGCCAGGAAGTACATCTACTCACTCTACTGGTCCACACTGACCCTCACCACCATCGGCGAGACGCCTCCGCCGGTGAAAGATGTGGAGTTCCTCTTTGTCATCGCTGATTTCCTCACTGGTGTGCTGATCTTCGCTAGTATCGTCGGAAACGTCGGCGCCATGATCTCTAACATGAACGCCTCCCGTGCCGAGTTCCAGGCAAAGATCGATTCCATCAAGCAGTACATGCAGTTCCGTAAGGTCACCAAAGACCTGGAGGCCCGGGTGATCAAGTGGTTCGACTACCTGTGGACAGAGAAGAAGACTTGCGATGAGAAGGAGGTTCTAAAGAACCTGCCGGACAAGCTTAAGGCTGAAATCGCCATCAATGTCCATCTTGACACACTGAAGAAAGTGCGCATCTTCCAGGACTGCGAGGCGGGACTTCTTATTGAGTTGGTGCTCAAGCTGGAGCCTCAAGTCTTCAGTCCTGGGGACTACATCTGCAAGAAGGGCGATATCGGCCGGGAGATGTACATCATCAAGGAGGGCAAACTGGCGGTGGTGGCAGACGACGGCGTCACGCAGTTCGTGGTCCTCAGCGACGGCGCTTACTTCGGGGAAATCAGCATCCTGGGCATCAAGGGCAGCAAGGCCGGGAACCGGAGAACAGCCAACATCCGAAGTGTGGGCTACTCTGACCTCTTCGCCCTCTCCAAGGACGACTTGATGGAGGCGCTCACCGAGTACCCAGAAGCCAAGAAGGCCCTGGAGGAGAAGGGCAAGGCCATCTTGATGAAGGACAACTTGATTGACGAGGCTGTGGCTAATGCCGGAGCCGACCCCAAGGACCTGGAGGAGAAGTTGACCAGGCTGCAGGACAACCTGGACGTCATGCAGACCAAGTTCGCTAAGCTCATGGCCGAGTTCACTTCAAGCCAAACGCGCATAAAGCAACGCGTCAGCCAAATGGAGGCCCAGGTGAAGGCTGTTAAACCTGAGGACCTTTCAGAAGTGGTGGCTGACAAGGACAAGAAGGTTCAGTGA
- the LOC144027021 gene encoding cyclic nucleotide-gated channel cone photoreceptor subunit alpha-like isoform X3, translated as MAKVNSEISNLPRCRLSSRTSDEELSVIENGDSSCNSERALSSKSNRTLFTGPGAMARLSYFFYMLRNWAFNRMNPEVPARQDSFLERFRGPDLKEVSVHESDAQSPDRKGTMHRKKKEIWIMDPATDMYYRWLTVIAGPVFYNLIMIVTRACFNDLQDSFTKLWVFLDYTSDFIYYTDTFVRSRTGYLEQGLLVKDATKLRAKYRTTSQFKYDMISMIPTDLLFLKYGFNNPEFRFNRLCKISRLFEFFERTETRTSFPNMFRISNLVLYILVIIHWNACMFFAISKTIGFGSDTWVYPNISHPEYGRLARKYIYSLYWSTLTLTTIGETPPPVKDVEFLFVIADFLTGVLIFASIVGNVGAMISNMNASRAEFQAKIDSIKQYMQFRKVTKDLEARVIKWFDYLWTEKKTCDEKEVLKNLPDKLKAEIAINVHLDTLKKVRIFQDCEAGLLIELVLKLEPQVFSPGDYICKKGDIGREMYIIKEGKLAVVADDGVTQFVVLSDGAYFGEISILGIKGSKAGNRRTANIRSVGYSDLFALSKDDLMEALTEYPEAKKALEEKGKAILMKDNLIDEAVANAGADPKDLEEKLTRLQDNLDVMQTKFAKLMAEFTSSQTRIKQRVSQMEAQVKAVKPEDLSEVVADKDKKVQ; from the exons ATGGCGAAGGTCAACAGTGAAATATCCAACTTGCCCAGATGCCGCTTGTCCAGTCGCACGTCTGACGAGGAGCTGTCCGTCATCGAAAATGGAGATAGCAG TTGCAATTCCGAGAGGGCGCTGTCTTCAAAGTCCAACAGAACTCTTTTTACTGGTCCAGGCGCAATGGCCAG GCTCTCTTACTTCTTCTACATGCTGCGCAACTGGGCCTTTAACAGGATGAACCCTGAAGTACCAGCGAGGCAGGACTCTTTCCTGGAGCGCTTCCGAGGCCCTGATCTCAAAGAAGTGTCCGTCCACGAGAGTGATGCCCAATCCCCGGACCGCAAAGGCACAATGCACAGGAAGAA aaaGGAGATCTGGATCATGGACCCGGCTACAGACATGTACTACAGGTGGTTGACAGTCATTGCTGGCCCAGTGTTCTACAACCTCATAATGATTGTCACCAg GGCCTGCTTCAATGACCTCCAGGACAGCTTCACAAAACTTTGGGTCTTCTTGGACTACACGTCAGACTTCATCTACTACACAGACACGTTTGTCAGGTCAAGAACAG GCTACCTGGAACAAGGCCTGCTGGTGAAGGATGCCACGAAGCTGAGAGCCAAATATAGGACCACGTCGCAGTTCAAGTACGACATGATTTCCATGATCCCCACAGATCTGCTTTTCCTGAAATATGGATTCAACAACCCCGAGTTCCGCTTCAACCGCCTATGCAAGATCTCAAGGCTGTTCGAGTTCTTCGAGAGGACCGAGACCAGGACCAGCTTCCCCAACATGTTTCGAATTAGCAATCTCGTGCTCTACATCCTGGTCATCATCCACTGGAACGCCTGCATGTTTTTTGCCATCTCCAAGACTATTGGATTCGGCTCGGACACTTGGGTGTACCCCAACATCAGCCACCCAGAGTATGGCCGCCTGGCCAGGAAGTACATCTACTCACTCTACTGGTCCACACTGACCCTCACCACCATCGGCGAGACGCCTCCGCCGGTGAAAGATGTGGAGTTCCTCTTTGTCATCGCTGATTTCCTCACTGGTGTGCTGATCTTCGCTAGTATCGTCGGAAACGTCGGCGCCATGATCTCTAACATGAACGCCTCCCGTGCCGAGTTCCAGGCAAAGATCGATTCCATCAAGCAGTACATGCAGTTCCGTAAGGTCACCAAAGACCTGGAGGCCCGGGTGATCAAGTGGTTCGACTACCTGTGGACAGAGAAGAAGACTTGCGATGAGAAGGAGGTTCTAAAGAACCTGCCGGACAAGCTTAAGGCTGAAATCGCCATCAATGTCCATCTTGACACACTGAAGAAAGTGCGCATCTTCCAGGACTGCGAGGCGGGACTTCTTATTGAGTTGGTGCTCAAGCTGGAGCCTCAAGTCTTCAGTCCTGGGGACTACATCTGCAAGAAGGGCGATATCGGCCGGGAGATGTACATCATCAAGGAGGGCAAACTGGCGGTGGTGGCAGACGACGGCGTCACGCAGTTCGTGGTCCTCAGCGACGGCGCTTACTTCGGGGAAATCAGCATCCTGGGCATCAAGGGCAGCAAGGCCGGGAACCGGAGAACAGCCAACATCCGAAGTGTGGGCTACTCTGACCTCTTCGCCCTCTCCAAGGACGACTTGATGGAGGCGCTCACCGAGTACCCAGAAGCCAAGAAGGCCCTGGAGGAGAAGGGCAAGGCCATCTTGATGAAGGACAACTTGATTGACGAGGCTGTGGCTAATGCCGGAGCCGACCCCAAGGACCTGGAGGAGAAGTTGACCAGGCTGCAGGACAACCTGGACGTCATGCAGACCAAGTTCGCTAAGCTCATGGCCGAGTTCACTTCAAGCCAAACGCGCATAAAGCAACGCGTCAGCCAAATGGAGGCCCAGGTGAAGGCTGTTAAACCTGAGGACCTTTCAGAAGTGGTGGCTGACAAGGACAAGAAGGTTCAGTGA
- the LOC144027040 gene encoding interleukin-12 receptor subunit beta-2-like produces MAAIPWSLVCAGLLMLLVQLGAGETEACEIWSSAGPVVRRGSSFEVYCSFYCERQCGRSMYGGHAHQRHTEFNSSTTYIRVDNITKDQTYGCVCQKCLEMDECGIDIVTGYPPETPRNIRCNHTVLSNEAGEVFCSWDRGRKTHLRDTSEIRVTSISENLTESWPPIKIVIGGADPPLARFSVPNGVRFISVRVHTSNPLGPAASLPANYTLRDIVIPSAPVLGVPQCSSRGCAIRVWPPERTQRVEVQYATETGLWTTSLNSDGPVSSDHLLSICCLEPYRLYHFRGRAKFSTGLWSKWSNVTSSWTQEEAPAKELDVWYAQLPFDSKSIRLYWKPMTVAHARGRIVAYLVAVHNSQSALVFSSNFSANATGASVAFCAECRVTVSALNSKGRSPPAKIAGYRAVASAQLDVKVKTHKHDVALWWNQSERAASHVVEWYPEGLKLQELHWLRLGAEDRHAVITGLNASECYEGALYVLYSDGSMTTRTFRLLNTSQSVPEIGPSVQQDMDASGVTLTWAELPRAQRGGCITQYTVYVEDGNGRLQQYSLQATERTFVVEDLPPGAHSLWMTAWNSRGESPASGNFKIIIHAAEEIPMRLLVLCLLLSVAVVLLLCLCQIAPVKRRVRLLFQYFMQVVPDPANSKWAKECTQEKGQMKLQAQHSDAVPTVEEELIINLITDAEELSNHNTGAAVSPPTDPSTPRRPLATYLKSDSHESDSSEQTQASLASNNATANYLSAPRQEAHLAEEEEDVDEEEPMEPQIIGTLTLDAVRIDCSNLFENC; encoded by the exons ATGGCGGCAATTCCGTGGTCCCTGGTTTGTGCCGGGTTGCTGATGCTGCTGGTGCAACTCGGTGCAG GTGAGACCGAGGCTTGCGAGATCTGGTCCAGCGCGGGGCCGGTGGTGCGGCGTGGCTCCAGCTTTGAGGTGTACTGCTCCTTTTACTGCGAGAGGCAGTGCGGCCGCTCCATGTACGGCGGGCACGCCCACCAGCGCCATACGGAGTTCAACTCCAGCACCACATACATCCGTGTGGATAACATCACCAAGGACCAGACCTACGGCTGCGTGTGCCAAAAATGCCTGGAGATGGACGAGTGTGGAATTGACATCGTGACTGGTT ATCCACCAGAGACTCCACGGAACATTCGGTGCAACCACACGGTGCTGAGCAACGAGGCTGGTGAGGTCTTTTGTTCCTGGGATAGAGGCCGCAAAACACACCTGAGAGACACGTCAGAGATCCG GGTGACCAGTATTTCAGAAAATCTCACAGAGTCGTGGCCTCCGATCAAAATCGTCATCGGGGGAGCTGATCCTCCATTGGCCAGATTTTCCGTGCCCAACGGCGTCCGCTTCATCTCGGTGCGGGTGCACACCTCCAATCCACTTGGGCCAGCCGCGTCGCTTCCCGCCAACTACACCCTCCGTGACATCG TGATCCCCTCCGCTCCGGTCCTCGGGGTGCCCCAGTGCTCCTCCAGGGGGTGCGCCATCAGGGTTTGGCCACCTGAGAGAACGCAACGCGTGGAGGTCCAGTACGCTACGGAAACAGGACTGTGGACCACCTCCCTGAATTCA GATGGGCCCGTGTCCTCGGATCATTTACTATCCATCTGTTGTCTGGAGCCCTACCGGTTGTACCATTTCAGAGGCCGGGCCAAATTCAGCACGGGTCTGTGGAGCAAGTGGAGTAACGTCACCTCCAGTTGGACTCAAGAGGAAG CACCCGCCAAAGAGCTGGATGTGTGGTACGCTCAACTCCCCTTCGACTCCAAGTCCATAAGACTCTACTGGAAG CCGATGACCGTCGCCCACGCCAGGGGTAGGATTGTGGCGTACTTGGTGGCGGTGCACAACTCCCAGTCTGCACTGGTGTTTTCGTCCAACTTCAGTGCCAACGCCACTGGCGCTTCCGTTGCTTTTTGCGCCGAGTGCCGCGTGACTGTGAGTGCCCTCAACTCCAAAGGGAGGTCCCCGCCGGCCAAAATCGCCGGCTATCGTGCCGTAG caTCAGCCCAGTTGGACGTCAAGGTGAAGACACATAAGCACGACGTCGCCCTCTGGTGGAACCAATCAGAAAGGGCGGCGTCCCATGTGGTGGAGTGGTACCCCGAGGGACTCAAACTGCAGGAGCTGCACTGGCTCAGACTGGGCGCAGAAGATCGTCACGCCGTCATCACAG GTTTGAATGCGTCTGAGTGCTACGAAGGAGCCCTTTACGTTCTCTACAGTGATGGCTCGATGACCACCAGAACCTTTAGACTCCTCAATACCAGCCAATCAG TCCCCGAAATTGGTCCGTCAGTGCAACAGGACATGGATGCCAGCGGAGTGACTTTAACGTGGGCGGAGCTTCCCAGGGCTCAGCGTGGCGGCTGCATCACTCAGTACACCGTCTACGTGGAGGACGGCAATGGACGGTTGCagcaat ACTCGCTCCAAGCGACCGAACGGACGTTTGTGGTGGAGGACCTGCCGCCGGGCGCCCATAGCTTGTGGATGACTGCTTGGAATTCTCGGGGAGAAAGTCCAGCTTCTGGAAATTTTAAGATTATCATCCATG CTGCAGAGGAAATCCCGATGCGCCTCCTGGTCTTATGTTTGCTGTTATCCGTGGCGGTGGTGCTGTTGCTGTGCCTGTGTCAAATTGCGCCCGTGAAGAGGAG GGTGCGGCTGCTTTTCCAGTACTTCATGCAAGTGGTGCCAGATCCCGCAAACAGCAAATGGGCAAAGGAATGCACCCAGGAGAAG GGTCAAATGAAGTTGCAAGCCCAGCATAGTGATGCCGTTCCAACCGTGGAGGAGGAGCTAATCATCAACCTAATCACAGATGCAGAAGAGCTGTCTAATCACAACACAGGGGCGGCGGTCTCCCCACCGACCGACCCTTCCACACCTCGGAGGCCCCTAGCCACATACCTCAAAAGTGACTCCCACGAGTCGGACAGCTCAGAGCAGACCCAGGCCTCGCTCGCCTCCAATAACGCAACTGCAAACTACCTCTCAGCCCCACGCCAGGAGGCCCACTTggccgaggaggaggaagatgtcGATGAAGAGGAGCCAATGGAACCGCAGATCATTGGGACTTTGACCCTGGATGCGGTCCGGATCGACTGCAGCAACCTCTTTGAGAACTGCTGA